A genomic window from Streptomyces broussonetiae includes:
- a CDS encoding Scr1 family TA system antitoxin-like transcriptional regulator, with translation MVVPQSGVRALAELEQKAVETGVYVGLSIHGLLQTPEHARALFEARQPPYEEEEVQRAQALTRGESPAFIEQVLGEK, from the coding sequence GTGGTAGTCCCTCAGTCCGGTGTGCGGGCGCTGGCGGAACTGGAGCAGAAGGCGGTTGAGACCGGCGTGTACGTCGGGCTCAGCATCCACGGCTTGTTGCAGACGCCCGAGCACGCGCGGGCGCTGTTCGAGGCGCGGCAGCCGCCCTACGAGGAGGAAGAGGTGCAGCGGGCCCAGGCCCTCACGCGAGGAGAGTCGCCCGCCTTCATCGAGCAAGTGCTAGGAGAGAAATGA
- a CDS encoding SpoIIE family protein phosphatase, translating to MRTREPLPSVGDVLAALATGLWHWDTAAGLVTVDAEAARLLGLPARPVTLTEAQTRARLHPADWNEITGVVPLAVAEGTLAEVRIRIMDEQGNILRVVRSRSKPSYDPERQAYELIGTLQEVTEPAPGTPAGRTAVTGDWRRSREAFLLDAGRALAEARSTAEVLRVAGTLSMPGFSPDGLVVFGVEGDRLTIIGQHGHEPGDMNPFSDMPLDTDYPAAEVSRTGRAVYLSSPAQYKERYPVTWPLAKPFGRQSWAFLPLTVAGCTMGAWMAAFMHPVAFTPDERAVLTTVARMLAQALSRAGAAETERELTDGLQRSMLPSLGPRIPGMQVAARYIPTGGGLQVGGDWYDLIPLPAGRFALVVGDVQGHDVRAAGLMGQLRIALRAYASEGHRPDAVLTRASRFLHGITHDAHDEEMAGLRFATCVYAAADPATGMLEIARAGHPDPAIRMADGTVMMWPTAGGLPLGIDPDADYPTTRFTLEPGETLMLCTDGLIETGGHDLDSGWQRLRKILEAHRGDGGVDVESLSDELVQGVHGPSSHYTTGPLADRREDDIALMLLSRPQEGAARPAIRRTLLSVAQDEPDRVAEARRHLHELLHDWTCPEQVDSAALLVSEMLTNVLVHTDADALLLAEVTGEPGTRRLRAQVTDAGDDLPHRRRPGELASSGRGLMLIELLADAWGVEPRGEGKSIWFELYEPGGSGGSAGASSAGAASAGTSSAGAA from the coding sequence ATGCGCACACGCGAGCCTCTCCCGTCCGTCGGGGACGTCCTCGCCGCCCTCGCGACCGGGCTGTGGCACTGGGACACGGCCGCAGGACTGGTCACCGTCGACGCGGAGGCGGCGCGGCTGCTCGGGCTGCCCGCGCGTCCGGTCACCCTCACCGAGGCCCAGACCCGGGCCCGGCTGCACCCGGCCGACTGGAACGAGATCACCGGGGTGGTCCCGCTGGCGGTCGCCGAGGGCACGCTCGCCGAGGTGCGTATCCGGATCATGGACGAGCAGGGGAACATCCTGCGGGTCGTCCGCAGCCGGTCCAAGCCCTCCTACGACCCCGAGCGGCAGGCGTACGAGCTGATCGGCACCCTGCAGGAGGTCACCGAACCGGCCCCGGGCACGCCGGCCGGCCGCACCGCGGTCACCGGCGACTGGCGGCGCTCGCGGGAGGCGTTCCTGCTGGACGCGGGCCGGGCGCTGGCGGAGGCACGGTCGACCGCGGAGGTGCTGCGGGTGGCGGGCACCCTGTCGATGCCGGGGTTCTCGCCGGACGGACTCGTCGTCTTCGGGGTGGAGGGCGACCGGCTGACGATCATCGGCCAGCACGGGCATGAGCCCGGCGACATGAACCCGTTCTCCGACATGCCGCTGGACACGGACTATCCGGCGGCCGAGGTCTCGCGCACCGGACGCGCCGTCTACCTCTCCTCCCCGGCGCAGTACAAGGAGCGCTACCCCGTCACCTGGCCGCTCGCCAAGCCCTTCGGCCGCCAGTCCTGGGCGTTCCTCCCGCTGACCGTGGCCGGTTGCACGATGGGCGCCTGGATGGCGGCCTTCATGCATCCGGTGGCGTTCACACCCGACGAGCGCGCGGTCCTGACGACCGTCGCGAGAATGCTCGCCCAGGCGCTGTCCCGGGCCGGTGCCGCCGAGACCGAGCGGGAACTGACGGACGGCCTGCAGCGCTCCATGCTGCCCTCGCTGGGCCCGCGGATCCCGGGAATGCAGGTGGCCGCCCGGTACATCCCGACCGGCGGCGGACTCCAGGTCGGCGGCGACTGGTACGACCTGATCCCGCTGCCCGCCGGCCGTTTCGCGCTGGTCGTCGGGGACGTCCAGGGTCATGACGTACGGGCTGCGGGCCTCATGGGCCAGCTGCGCATCGCCCTGCGCGCCTACGCCTCCGAGGGCCACCGCCCGGATGCCGTGCTCACCCGCGCCTCCCGCTTCCTGCACGGCATCACGCACGACGCCCATGACGAGGAGATGGCCGGCCTGCGCTTTGCGACCTGCGTGTACGCGGCGGCCGACCCGGCGACCGGAATGCTGGAGATCGCCCGGGCCGGGCATCCGGACCCGGCGATCCGGATGGCCGACGGCACGGTGATGATGTGGCCGACGGCGGGCGGACTGCCGCTGGGCATCGACCCGGACGCGGACTATCCGACGACCCGGTTCACCCTGGAACCCGGCGAGACGCTGATGCTGTGCACCGACGGGCTGATCGAGACCGGCGGGCACGACCTGGACAGCGGCTGGCAGCGGCTGCGCAAGATCCTGGAGGCCCACCGGGGGGACGGCGGGGTCGACGTCGAGTCGCTCTCGGACGAGCTGGTGCAGGGCGTGCACGGGCCGTCCTCGCACTACACCACCGGCCCGCTGGCCGACCGCCGCGAGGACGACATCGCGCTGATGCTGCTGAGCCGGCCGCAGGAGGGCGCCGCCCGGCCCGCAATCCGGCGCACCCTGCTGTCGGTGGCCCAGGACGAGCCGGACCGGGTCGCCGAGGCCCGCCGCCACCTGCACGAGCTGCTGCACGACTGGACCTGTCCCGAGCAGGTCGACTCGGCGGCGCTGCTGGTCTCGGAGATGCTCACCAATGTGCTCGTGCACACCGACGCCGACGCGCTGCTGCTGGCCGAGGTGACCGGCGAGCCCGGCACGCGGCGGCTCAGGGCGCAGGTCACCGACGCGGGCGACGACCTGCCGCACCGGCGCCGGCCCGGCGAACTGGCCTCGTCCGGCCGTGGCCTGATGCTGATCGAACTGCTTGCGGACGCCTGGGGCGTGGAGCCGCGGGGCGAGGGCAAGAGCATCTGGTTCGAGCTCTACGAGCCGGGCGGCTCGGGCGGCTCGGCGGGCGCCTCCTCGGCAGGCGCCGCCTCGGCGGGGACATCCTCGGCGGGCGCGGCGTAA
- the metG gene encoding methionine--tRNA ligase translates to MAATGSEKQAGKAFYVSTPIYYVNDAPHLGHAYTTVAGDVLTRWHRQRGEKVWYLTGTDEHGQKIMRTAEANGVTPQEWADKLVTEAWKPLWEHLEIANDDFIRTTQKRHTDRVQEFVQDLYDKGEIYKGGYEGPYCVGCEEYKLPGELLDGEGEYAGQKLCPIHKKPVEILSEENYFFRLSEYGDKLLAHYEANPGFIQPESARNEVVNFVRQGLQDLSISRSTFDWGIPIPWDDKHVIYVWVDALLNYATAVGYNENQEKFETTFPADVHLVGKDILRFHAVIWPAMLMAQGLPLPGKVAANGWLMVGGEKMSKSNLTGIKPQDLTSHFGVDAYRWYFLRAIAFGQDGSFSWEDFSARYTSELANDYGNLASRVAAMVGKYFDGTLPAATADGEAEKAIHDGLAKAVAEADRRIGDELDFQGGILAVFDFVKQVNGYITEQEPWKVAKDDSAEGRARLATILYTAAESLRAVAVLLNPVMPETSQKLWDSLGAQTSLGALAEQRIQDAGEWGRLQAGATVTKGAVLFPRLEEKPSA, encoded by the coding sequence ATGGCGGCCACTGGATCCGAGAAGCAGGCGGGTAAGGCGTTCTACGTCTCCACGCCCATCTATTACGTCAACGACGCTCCTCACCTGGGCCACGCCTATACGACCGTCGCAGGCGACGTGCTCACCCGCTGGCACCGCCAGCGCGGTGAGAAGGTGTGGTACCTCACCGGCACGGACGAGCACGGTCAGAAGATCATGCGCACGGCCGAGGCGAACGGGGTGACGCCCCAGGAGTGGGCGGACAAGCTCGTCACCGAGGCCTGGAAGCCTCTCTGGGAGCACCTGGAGATCGCGAACGACGACTTCATCCGCACCACGCAGAAGCGCCACACCGACCGCGTCCAGGAGTTCGTGCAGGACCTGTACGACAAGGGCGAGATCTACAAGGGCGGCTACGAGGGCCCGTACTGCGTCGGCTGCGAGGAGTACAAGCTCCCGGGCGAGCTGCTCGACGGCGAGGGCGAGTACGCGGGCCAGAAGCTGTGCCCGATCCACAAGAAGCCCGTGGAGATCCTCAGCGAGGAGAACTACTTCTTCCGGCTGAGCGAGTACGGCGACAAGCTCCTCGCCCACTACGAGGCGAACCCCGGATTCATCCAGCCTGAGTCCGCGCGCAACGAGGTCGTGAACTTCGTCCGCCAGGGCCTGCAGGACCTGTCGATCTCCCGCTCGACGTTCGACTGGGGCATCCCGATCCCCTGGGACGACAAGCACGTGATCTACGTGTGGGTCGACGCGCTGCTGAACTACGCCACGGCGGTCGGCTACAACGAGAACCAGGAGAAGTTCGAGACCACCTTCCCGGCCGACGTCCACCTGGTCGGCAAGGACATCCTCCGCTTCCACGCGGTGATCTGGCCGGCCATGCTGATGGCCCAGGGCCTGCCCCTGCCCGGCAAGGTCGCCGCCAACGGCTGGCTGATGGTCGGCGGCGAGAAGATGTCGAAGTCGAACCTGACCGGTATCAAGCCGCAGGACCTCACCTCGCACTTCGGCGTCGACGCCTACCGCTGGTACTTCCTGCGCGCCATCGCCTTCGGCCAGGACGGCTCCTTCTCCTGGGAGGACTTCTCGGCCCGCTACACGAGCGAGCTGGCGAACGACTACGGCAACCTCGCCTCCCGCGTGGCCGCCATGGTCGGCAAGTACTTCGACGGCACGCTGCCCGCGGCGACCGCGGACGGCGAGGCCGAGAAGGCGATCCACGACGGCCTGGCGAAGGCGGTCGCCGAGGCCGACCGGCGCATCGGCGACGAGCTGGACTTCCAGGGCGGCATCCTGGCCGTCTTCGACTTCGTCAAGCAGGTCAACGGCTACATCACGGAGCAGGAGCCGTGGAAGGTGGCCAAGGACGACTCCGCGGAGGGCCGGGCGCGCCTCGCGACCATCCTCTACACCGCGGCGGAGTCGCTGCGGGCGGTCGCCGTCCTGCTCAACCCGGTCATGCCGGAGACCTCCCAGAAGCTCTGGGACTCCCTCGGCGCGCAGACCTCCCTCGGCGCGCTCGCCGAGCAGCGGATCCAGGACGCGGGCGAGTGGGGCAGGCTGCAGGCGGGCGCCACCGTCACCAAGGGTGCGGTCCTCTTCCCGCGCCTGGAGGAGAAGCCGAGCGCGTAG
- a CDS encoding acyl-CoA dehydrogenase, with protein MGHYKPNLRDIEFNLFEVLGRDKVYGTGPFEEMDVETAKSVLEELTRLSENELAESFADADRNPPVFDPETNTAPVPASFKKSYQAFMDSEYWRLGLPEEIGGTTSPRSLIWAYAELILGANPAVWMYSSGPAFAGILFEEGNEVQKHIASIAVEKQWGSTMVLTEPDAGSDVGAGRTKAVQQEDGSWHIEGVKRFITSGEHDMSENILHYVLARPEGAGPGTKGLSLFLVPKYNFDFETGELGERNGAYATNVEHKMGLKASNTCEMTFGDQHPAKGWLIGDKHDGIRQMFRIIEFARMMVGTKAISTLSTGYLNALEYAKERVQGPDLANFMDKTAPKVTITHHPDVRRSLMTQKAYAEGMRALVLYTASIQDAIQVKEANGEDASAEHALNDLLLPIVKGYGSEKGYEQLAQSLQTFGGSGFLQEYPIEQYIRDSKIDTLYEGTTAIQGQDFFFRKIVRNQGAALNGLAEDIKKFLALGTGGEELAGAREHLAKAAVELEAIVGLMLTDLAATEQDTKNIYKVGLNTTRLLLATGDVVVGYLLLKGAAIAAEKLATASAKDKAFYTGKIAAAKFFAANVLPGVTLARKVAGNVELDLMELDEAAF; from the coding sequence ATGGGGCACTACAAGCCGAATCTCCGCGACATCGAGTTCAACCTCTTCGAAGTACTGGGGCGCGACAAGGTGTACGGCACCGGCCCGTTCGAGGAGATGGACGTCGAGACCGCCAAGAGCGTGCTGGAGGAGCTGACCCGCCTCTCCGAGAACGAGCTGGCCGAGTCCTTCGCCGACGCCGACCGCAACCCGCCGGTCTTCGACCCGGAGACCAACACCGCTCCGGTACCCGCGTCCTTCAAGAAGAGCTACCAGGCCTTCATGGACTCCGAGTACTGGCGCCTCGGCCTGCCCGAGGAGATCGGCGGCACCACCTCGCCCCGCTCCCTGATCTGGGCCTACGCCGAGCTGATCCTGGGCGCCAACCCGGCCGTGTGGATGTACTCCTCGGGCCCGGCCTTCGCCGGCATCCTCTTCGAGGAGGGCAACGAGGTCCAGAAGCACATCGCCTCGATCGCCGTGGAGAAGCAGTGGGGCTCCACGATGGTGCTCACCGAGCCCGACGCGGGCTCCGACGTGGGCGCCGGCCGCACCAAGGCGGTCCAGCAGGAGGACGGCTCCTGGCACATCGAGGGCGTGAAGCGCTTCATCACCTCCGGTGAGCATGACATGTCGGAGAACATCCTCCACTACGTGCTCGCCCGCCCCGAGGGCGCAGGCCCCGGCACCAAGGGCCTGTCCCTCTTCCTCGTGCCCAAGTACAACTTCGACTTCGAGACCGGCGAGCTGGGCGAGCGCAACGGCGCCTACGCCACCAACGTCGAGCACAAGATGGGCCTGAAGGCCTCCAACACCTGCGAGATGACCTTCGGCGACCAGCACCCCGCCAAGGGCTGGCTCATCGGCGACAAGCACGACGGCATCCGCCAGATGTTCCGCATCATCGAGTTCGCCCGCATGATGGTCGGCACGAAGGCGATCTCCACGCTGTCCACGGGCTACCTGAACGCGCTGGAGTACGCAAAGGAGCGCGTCCAGGGCCCGGACCTGGCGAACTTCATGGACAAGACCGCGCCCAAGGTCACCATCACCCACCACCCGGACGTGCGCCGCTCGCTGATGACGCAGAAGGCGTACGCGGAGGGCATGCGCGCCCTCGTGCTGTACACCGCCTCGATCCAGGACGCGATCCAGGTCAAGGAGGCGAACGGCGAGGACGCCTCCGCCGAGCACGCGCTGAACGACCTGCTCCTGCCGATCGTCAAGGGCTACGGCTCCGAGAAGGGCTACGAGCAGCTCGCCCAGTCGCTGCAGACCTTCGGCGGCTCCGGCTTCCTCCAGGAGTACCCGATCGAGCAGTACATCCGGGACTCCAAGATCGACACCCTGTACGAGGGCACCACGGCGATCCAGGGCCAGGACTTCTTCTTCCGGAAGATCGTCCGCAACCAGGGCGCCGCGCTGAACGGGCTCGCCGAGGACATCAAGAAGTTCCTGGCGCTCGGCACCGGCGGGGAGGAGCTGGCCGGCGCCCGTGAGCACCTGGCCAAGGCGGCCGTGGAGCTGGAGGCGATCGTCGGCCTGATGCTGACCGACCTCGCCGCCACCGAGCAGGACACCAAGAACATCTACAAGGTGGGCCTGAACACCACCCGCCTGCTGCTGGCCACCGGTGACGTCGTCGTCGGCTACCTGCTGCTCAAGGGCGCCGCGATCGCGGCCGAGAAGCTGGCCACCGCCTCGGCGAAGGACAAGGCCTTCTACACCGGCAAGATCGCCGCGGCGAAGTTCTTCGCGGCGAACGTGCTGCCGGGCGTCACCCTGGCCCGCAAGGTCGCCGGGAACGTCGAGCTGGACCTGATGGAGCTGGACGAGGCCGCGTTCTAG
- a CDS encoding pirin family protein, with amino-acid sequence MPAVTVENPLTLPRVTAPADAVARPVLAVTTAPSGFEGEGFPVRRAFAGINYRHLDPFIMMDQMGEVEYAPGEPKGTPWHPHRGFETVTYIIDGIFDHQDSNGGGGTITNGDTQWMTAGSGLLHIEAPPEALVVSGGLFHGLQLWVNLPAKDKMMAPRYQDIRGGQVQLLTSPDGGALLRVIAGELDGHQGPGITHTPITMIHATLAPGAEITLPWREDFNGLAYVLAGRGSVGADRRPIQLGQTAVFGAGSALTVRADEQQDSHTPDLEVVLLGGQPIREPMAHYGPFVMNTRQELQQAFEDFQKGRLGTIPAVHGMTAEGPQD; translated from the coding sequence ATGCCTGCAGTGACCGTCGAGAACCCGTTGACGCTGCCCCGTGTGACCGCTCCCGCAGACGCCGTCGCGCGTCCGGTGCTGGCCGTCACCACCGCTCCGAGCGGTTTCGAGGGTGAGGGCTTCCCGGTGCGCCGGGCGTTCGCCGGGATCAACTACCGCCACCTCGACCCGTTCATCATGATGGACCAGATGGGCGAGGTGGAGTACGCGCCGGGCGAGCCCAAGGGCACCCCCTGGCACCCGCACCGCGGCTTCGAGACCGTCACCTACATCATCGACGGGATCTTCGACCACCAGGACTCCAACGGCGGTGGCGGCACCATCACCAACGGCGACACCCAGTGGATGACCGCGGGCTCGGGCCTGCTGCACATCGAGGCGCCGCCGGAGGCCCTCGTCGTGTCCGGCGGTCTCTTCCACGGCCTGCAGCTGTGGGTGAACCTGCCCGCCAAGGACAAGATGATGGCCCCGCGCTACCAGGACATCCGCGGCGGCCAGGTCCAGCTGCTCACCTCTCCCGACGGCGGCGCGCTGCTGCGCGTCATCGCGGGCGAACTGGACGGTCACCAGGGTCCCGGCATCACGCACACGCCGATCACGATGATCCACGCGACCCTCGCCCCGGGCGCGGAGATCACCCTGCCCTGGCGCGAGGACTTCAACGGCCTGGCCTACGTCCTCGCGGGCCGCGGCAGCGTCGGTGCGGACCGCCGGCCGATCCAGCTCGGCCAGACCGCCGTCTTCGGCGCCGGGTCCGCGCTGACCGTCCGCGCGGACGAGCAGCAGGACAGCCACACCCCGGACCTGGAGGTCGTCCTCCTCGGCGGGCAGCCGATCCGTGAGCCGATGGCCCACTACGGCCCGTTCGTCATGAACACCCGCCAGGAACTGCAGCAGGCCTTCGAGGACTTCCAGAAGGGCCGGCTGGGGACCATCCCCGCGGTGCACGGGATGACCGCCGAGGGTCCGCAGGACTGA
- a CDS encoding AI-2E family transporter: protein MQLLPDALRRLAAWCAVLLLAAGVGWVGVRLCGEFRTAVTPVLLALLGTALLGPLYRQLVRAGVPASVAAGLTCVAVVAVVGGAVYIVVAALVDTGDQIVASLRNAAKGVSAHFGAAGTGLDDLAVNARQLLGKFGGTAASNVISGVSVVGESIAMAVLALLLVFFFLRDSHRAVETLRAVAPAGTSDTLEAVARRAFEAVEGFMRGTTLIALIDALCITVGLLILRVPGAIGLGALVFVGAYIPYLGAFISGAVAVLVALADRGFVIALWSLGVVLAVQVLEGHVLQPVIQSRTVQMHPAVVMLAITAGASVAGILGMLLAVPLTAAAFGVVQELRTRYAAPAEDVPAEAAPAEEAPAEPPEPPGS from the coding sequence GTGCAGCTGCTCCCCGACGCCCTACGCCGCCTCGCCGCCTGGTGCGCGGTGCTGCTGCTGGCCGCGGGGGTGGGGTGGGTGGGGGTGCGGTTGTGCGGGGAGTTCCGTACAGCCGTCACGCCGGTGCTGCTCGCGCTGCTCGGCACCGCACTGCTCGGGCCGCTGTACCGGCAGCTCGTGCGGGCCGGAGTGCCGGCGTCGGTGGCGGCCGGGCTCACCTGCGTCGCCGTCGTGGCCGTCGTCGGCGGTGCCGTGTACATCGTCGTCGCGGCGCTCGTCGACACCGGGGACCAGATCGTCGCCTCGCTGCGCAACGCCGCCAAAGGGGTCTCGGCGCACTTCGGGGCCGCCGGGACCGGGCTCGACGACCTCGCCGTCAACGCGCGGCAGCTGCTGGGCAAGTTCGGCGGTACGGCCGCGTCCAACGTCATCAGCGGGGTCAGCGTCGTGGGCGAGAGCATCGCCATGGCCGTGCTCGCGCTGCTGCTCGTCTTCTTCTTCCTGCGCGACTCCCACCGGGCCGTCGAAACACTGCGGGCCGTCGCGCCCGCCGGCACCTCCGACACGCTGGAGGCCGTCGCCCGGCGGGCCTTCGAGGCGGTGGAGGGGTTCATGCGCGGGACGACCCTCATCGCGCTCATCGACGCCCTGTGCATCACCGTCGGCCTGCTGATCCTCCGGGTACCCGGCGCGATCGGGCTCGGCGCGCTCGTCTTCGTCGGTGCCTACATCCCCTATCTCGGGGCCTTCATCTCCGGTGCCGTCGCGGTCCTGGTCGCCCTCGCCGACCGCGGCTTCGTCATCGCGCTGTGGTCGCTCGGGGTCGTGCTCGCCGTGCAGGTGCTGGAGGGGCATGTGCTGCAGCCCGTCATCCAGAGCCGGACCGTACAGATGCATCCGGCGGTCGTCATGCTCGCCATCACCGCCGGGGCGTCCGTCGCGGGGATCCTGGGGATGCTGCTGGCCGTGCCGCTGACCGCGGCCGCCTTCGGAGTCGTCCAGGAACTGCGGACGCGTTACGCCGCGCCCGCCGAGGATGTCCCCGCCGAGGCGGCGCCTGCCGAGGAGGCGCCCGCCGAGCCGCCCGAGCCGCCCGGCTCGTAG
- the aspS gene encoding aspartate--tRNA ligase has protein sequence MHRYRSHTCGQLRASDVGTDVRLSGWLHNRRDLGGILFIDLRDHYGITQLVARPGTPAYEALDKISKESTVRIDGRVVSRGTENINPELPTGEIEVEVAEVELLGAAAPLPFTINAEDGVNEERRLEYRFLDLRRERMHRNIMLRTAVISAIRHKMTALGFNEMATPILSATSPEGARDFVVPSRLNPGKFYALPQAPQQFKQLLMISGFDRYFQIAPCFRDEDARADRSPGEFYQLDIEMSFVEQEDVFQPVEKLMTELFEEFGGGRHVTSPFPRIPFREAMLKYGSDKPDLRAKLELVDITDVFEGSEFKAFAGKHVRALPVPAVQDQPRKFFDQLGDFAVSLGAKGLAWVRVGEDGALSGPIAKFLTEENVAELTKRLSLAPGHAIFFGAGEFDEVSKIMGAVRVEAAKRAGHFEENAFRFCWIVDFPMYEKDEDTGAIDFSHNPFSMPQGGLEALENQDPLDILGWQYDIVCNGVELSSGAIRNHEPDIMLKAFEIAGYDRETVEEKFAGMLRAFRFGAPPHGGIAPGVDRIVMLLADEPNIRETIAFPLNGNAQDLMMGAPTELEEARLRELHLNIRKPQPK, from the coding sequence ATGCATCGGTACAGGTCCCACACCTGCGGCCAGCTCCGCGCCTCTGACGTCGGCACCGACGTCCGGCTGAGTGGCTGGCTGCACAATCGGCGCGACCTGGGCGGCATCCTCTTCATCGATCTGCGCGACCACTACGGCATCACGCAGCTGGTCGCCCGCCCCGGCACCCCCGCGTACGAGGCCCTGGACAAGATCTCCAAGGAGTCCACGGTCCGTATCGACGGGCGCGTTGTTTCACGTGGAACCGAGAACATCAACCCCGAGCTGCCCACCGGCGAGATCGAGGTCGAGGTCGCCGAGGTCGAGCTGCTGGGCGCCGCCGCCCCGCTGCCCTTCACGATCAACGCCGAGGACGGGGTCAACGAGGAGCGGCGCCTGGAGTACCGCTTCCTGGACCTGCGCCGTGAGCGCATGCACCGCAACATCATGCTGCGTACGGCGGTCATCTCGGCGATCCGGCACAAGATGACGGCGCTGGGCTTCAACGAGATGGCGACCCCGATCCTGTCCGCCACCTCCCCCGAGGGCGCCCGCGACTTCGTCGTGCCCTCCCGCCTGAACCCGGGCAAGTTCTACGCCCTGCCGCAGGCTCCGCAGCAGTTCAAGCAGCTGCTGATGATCTCCGGCTTCGACCGCTACTTCCAGATCGCGCCCTGCTTCCGTGACGAGGACGCCCGCGCCGACCGCTCGCCGGGCGAGTTCTACCAGCTCGACATCGAGATGAGCTTCGTCGAGCAGGAGGACGTCTTCCAGCCGGTCGAGAAGCTGATGACCGAGCTGTTCGAGGAGTTCGGCGGCGGCCGTCACGTCACCTCCCCCTTCCCGCGGATCCCGTTCCGCGAGGCCATGCTGAAGTACGGCTCCGACAAGCCGGACCTGCGCGCCAAGCTGGAGCTGGTGGACATCACCGACGTCTTCGAGGGCTCGGAGTTCAAGGCGTTCGCCGGCAAGCACGTGCGCGCGCTGCCGGTGCCGGCGGTCCAGGACCAGCCGCGCAAGTTCTTCGACCAGCTCGGCGACTTCGCCGTCTCGCTCGGCGCCAAGGGCCTGGCCTGGGTCCGCGTCGGCGAGGACGGCGCGCTGTCCGGCCCGATCGCGAAGTTCCTCACCGAGGAGAACGTCGCCGAGCTGACCAAGCGCCTCTCGCTGGCCCCCGGCCACGCGATCTTCTTCGGCGCGGGTGAGTTCGACGAGGTCTCCAAGATCATGGGCGCGGTCCGCGTCGAGGCCGCCAAGCGTGCCGGGCACTTCGAGGAGAACGCCTTCCGCTTCTGCTGGATCGTCGACTTCCCGATGTACGAGAAGGACGAGGACACCGGCGCGATCGACTTCTCGCACAACCCCTTCTCCATGCCGCAGGGCGGCCTGGAGGCTCTGGAGAACCAGGACCCGCTGGACATCCTGGGCTGGCAGTACGACATCGTCTGCAACGGCGTCGAGCTGTCCTCCGGCGCGATCCGGAACCACGAGCCGGACATCATGCTCAAGGCCTTCGAGATCGCCGGCTACGACCGGGAGACCGTCGAGGAGAAGTTCGCGGGCATGCTCCGCGCGTTCCGCTTCGGCGCCCCGCCGCACGGCGGCATCGCCCCCGGCGTGGACCGCATCGTCATGCTCCTCGCGGACGAGCCCAACATCCGCGAGACGATCGCCTTCCCGCTCAACGGCAACGCCCAGGACCTGATGATGGGCGCCCCGACCGAGCTGGAGGAGGCCCGCCTGCGCGAGCTGCACCTGAACATCAGGAAGCCGCAGCCCAAGTAG
- a CDS encoding SseB family protein: MYGYGQPMDGGAAQQQYATPQQMPGGVGGYGQQPPLYPEPSPPSLADAVRAFTTGQMSAEDFQQIFATSKVYCPRGDTPGFLALHNTQQPVIPMFTSLKELRRYAGKESKYFVITGAEVIDLLPTGYGFVLDMEGEHRMVFDAKAVEQMVEFAMRRMYGG, from the coding sequence ATGTACGGATACGGCCAGCCCATGGACGGTGGTGCTGCTCAGCAGCAGTACGCCACGCCGCAGCAGATGCCGGGCGGTGTCGGCGGGTACGGCCAGCAGCCGCCGCTCTACCCGGAGCCGTCCCCGCCCTCCCTCGCGGACGCGGTGCGCGCCTTCACCACCGGGCAGATGTCCGCCGAGGACTTCCAGCAGATCTTCGCCACGTCGAAGGTGTACTGCCCGCGCGGCGACACTCCCGGCTTCCTCGCCCTGCACAACACCCAGCAGCCGGTGATCCCGATGTTCACCTCGCTGAAGGAGCTGCGCCGGTACGCGGGCAAGGAGTCCAAGTACTTCGTGATCACCGGCGCCGAGGTGATCGACCTGCTGCCGACCGGCTACGGCTTCGTCCTGGACATGGAGGGCGAGCACCGGATGGTGTTCGACGCGAAGGCGGTCGAGCAGATGGTGGAGTTCGCGATGCGCCGGATGTACGGCGGCTGA
- a CDS encoding DUF397 domain-containing protein, with product MIRKASTGDTSEPAWFKSSYSDGTEGDSRVEIAIAPRTVPVRDSKNVAGPRRALAPSAWADLVAHASRS from the coding sequence ATGATCCGCAAAGCCTCCACCGGGGACACCTCCGAACCGGCGTGGTTCAAGAGCAGCTACAGCGACGGTACCGAGGGCGACTCACGCGTGGAGATCGCCATAGCACCCCGCACCGTCCCCGTCCGCGACTCCAAGAACGTCGCAGGTCCGCGGCGCGCGCTCGCGCCGAGCGCGTGGGCCGACCTCGTGGCGCACGCGTCGCGGAGCTGA